In the genome of Fulvivirga maritima, one region contains:
- a CDS encoding ABC transporter permease: MLQNFIKIALRNIRKNRAFSLIHIIGLTVGLASTLLLLMYVRYEYSFDNWNKKSDSIYRLTHTRSVNGEESYQRASVFPELGLELQRAFPEIENTCRLFNIASEYEPVFTYNEGRDSFSESSVFTVDSSFLEVFDLEAIAGDLHSALNQPNKLIISESLARKIFHTTDVVGEQLEWQGMFNPNYEITAVFKDIPPNSHLHFNMLMSWAKVYGDRSLKSWDGFYTYILTNKNVDPEALEAKVNNFSKAYLEDYNKGKNLSSEIGLQSLTKIHLNSNLRGETEANGNGKIVNALLIIAIAILMIAIFNYINLSISSSLERSREVGLRKVIGSSQYQLRLQFLLESFCMVLLAHVLAVTAIQLGAPLFNLWMGSAIKTDWWMNIRFYAYLSLSTIVITLLAGFYPSLVLSRFAPSRLLKEGGNRNKKYSFRSVLMTFQFGIAMLLCAMALLVYSQINYIVDLSKDFNQNVLVVKSYETVQENMDTTYLDKFHLLGKELSDYPSIEAVTISSNIPGQDYSWVGQIDIGNDTRISAARTMIDENFAQVYGIKLLAGRFYNAADELHPLNQLVVNRKMAADMGYQDIEKAIGRKLSLFGTEVIIIGILEDFHMVSPRSEIEATMYTLVHGHKAFLSVAFRQGNYKEAIEAARIEWEALFPDKPFEYFFIDDHMMMQFKADRLLLQALMGFSILAIFLACLGLMGLANYNANLRMKELSIRKVLGATAVDLGKILTQKYVLLVLVSSIISLPLFHYISEIWLQQYAAKISIGVVYYLMPLMVILAVAIITTLSQIIRSICVNPVKYLKSE; the protein is encoded by the coding sequence ATGCTGCAAAATTTCATCAAAATCGCGTTAAGAAACATTAGAAAGAACCGTGCTTTTTCTTTGATCCACATCATTGGTCTTACAGTAGGGTTGGCCTCTACTTTATTATTGCTGATGTATGTGAGGTATGAATATAGTTTTGATAATTGGAATAAAAAGTCAGATAGCATTTATAGGCTTACTCATACCAGGTCTGTAAATGGAGAGGAATCTTATCAACGTGCTTCGGTTTTTCCTGAATTAGGCTTAGAGCTTCAGCGGGCATTTCCTGAGATAGAGAACACATGCAGACTGTTCAATATTGCATCAGAATATGAGCCTGTGTTCACTTATAACGAAGGTAGAGATAGCTTTTCCGAAAGTTCTGTTTTTACGGTTGATAGCTCTTTCTTGGAGGTTTTCGATTTAGAGGCCATAGCTGGAGATTTGCACTCTGCACTGAACCAACCTAATAAACTTATTATATCAGAATCACTGGCTCGGAAAATTTTCCACACAACTGATGTGGTGGGCGAGCAGTTAGAATGGCAAGGAATGTTTAATCCTAACTATGAAATAACAGCCGTTTTTAAAGATATTCCGCCTAACAGTCATCTACATTTTAATATGCTCATGAGTTGGGCTAAAGTTTATGGAGATAGGAGCCTTAAATCATGGGATGGCTTTTACACTTATATTTTAACTAATAAAAATGTTGATCCTGAAGCCCTGGAAGCTAAAGTCAATAACTTCTCTAAAGCCTACCTAGAAGACTACAACAAAGGCAAGAACCTGAGTTCAGAGATAGGTTTACAATCGCTAACAAAGATTCATCTTAATTCTAACCTTCGGGGAGAAACGGAAGCCAATGGTAATGGAAAAATAGTCAATGCGCTGCTAATCATCGCCATTGCTATTCTGATGATCGCTATATTTAACTACATCAACCTCTCAATCTCAAGTTCTCTTGAGCGGTCACGCGAGGTGGGCCTGCGTAAAGTCATTGGCTCTAGCCAGTATCAGCTCCGACTACAGTTTTTATTAGAATCATTCTGCATGGTGTTACTGGCTCATGTCTTAGCAGTTACTGCTATTCAACTGGGCGCACCTCTTTTCAACCTCTGGATGGGAAGTGCTATTAAAACTGATTGGTGGATGAACATTAGGTTTTATGCGTACCTCAGCTTAAGTACTATCGTAATCACCCTTTTAGCCGGATTTTATCCATCCTTAGTGCTTAGTCGTTTTGCACCTTCCAGGTTATTGAAAGAAGGAGGGAACAGAAATAAAAAGTATTCCTTCCGATCTGTATTGATGACTTTTCAGTTTGGTATAGCTATGCTGTTATGTGCTATGGCCCTTTTGGTGTACTCGCAGATCAATTACATAGTTGATCTGAGCAAAGATTTTAACCAAAACGTATTGGTAGTCAAGTCCTATGAAACAGTACAGGAGAACATGGATACTACTTACCTCGATAAATTTCATCTGTTAGGTAAGGAACTATCTGATTATCCGAGTATAGAGGCGGTAACTATCAGTTCTAATATTCCTGGTCAGGATTACAGTTGGGTAGGACAAATAGATATTGGCAATGATACCAGAATAAGTGCAGCCCGCACCATGATTGATGAAAATTTCGCTCAAGTGTATGGCATAAAACTGCTGGCTGGTAGGTTTTATAACGCGGCAGATGAATTGCATCCTCTAAATCAGCTGGTTGTTAATAGGAAGATGGCCGCTGATATGGGCTATCAGGACATAGAAAAGGCTATTGGAAGGAAACTAAGTCTGTTCGGCACAGAGGTCATTATCATAGGAATTTTGGAAGACTTTCATATGGTTTCTCCGAGAAGTGAAATAGAAGCCACCATGTATACACTCGTTCATGGACATAAGGCATTCTTGTCCGTAGCCTTCCGGCAAGGTAATTACAAAGAGGCCATTGAAGCTGCCAGAATAGAGTGGGAAGCGCTATTTCCTGATAAGCCTTTTGAATATTTCTTCATAGATGATCATATGATGATGCAGTTTAAAGCAGATCGCCTCCTGTTACAGGCTTTAATGGGTTTTTCCATATTGGCAATATTTTTGGCTTGCCTGGGACTAATGGGGCTAGCTAACTATAATGCTAACCTAAGGATGAAGGAGCTAAGTATAAGAAAAGTGCTGGGAGCTACTGCCGTTGATCTTGGCAAAATACTTACTCAGAAATACGTTTTATTAGTGCTGGTGAGCTCGATAATAAGTTTACCATTATTTCACTACATTTCAGAGATTTGGCTTCAGCAGTATGCAGCAAAAATATCCATTGGAGTAGTTTATTATTTGATGCCTCTCATGGTGATTTTGGCAGTAGCCATTATTACTACGCTTTCTCAGATAATCAGAAGTATTTGCGTGAATCCTGTAAAATATTTAAAATCTGAATAG
- a CDS encoding ABC transporter permease, which translates to MLETYLKIAWRQIIKNKWFSFVSFFGLSLSLLAYFLINQYVSYHYSFDNFHRDKERVYRVGQIWQKDGVVESDGAMNWPAAGPAMKESIPEIEEQVRVNAYYGRSILQVGELQLHQDKTFFTEASFLDVFSYPLLEGEKSSVFHDLHDVVISKSTALKLFGTKEALYQIITLKGDRTVLNLEVKAVIDVPENSHFRPDILLNYELLGKGRAIDWEWTSDYLYIKLDKQSSVQSVINKYAEVIKPHEHFWKDEGYDVRFNFDRIDHIHTGIARDYALSPIINTNELNFLYILSWVILGVSWLNYIHLSINRLTERSREVGVRKILGSGRWSFYLQFLTEGFIHNFIAFLVAFTLFQALGIHIYNWLGVSIPQLLNNQVIINSFIVLLLGTLLTGIIPALTFNSSNLMETLKGGVNRSYKKFTFRNVMIVVQFAAAICLVILTWIVYSQIQYLKHQKSGFDISKVLVIEKPVITDSTFFNRVDRFKQELGRQADIRKVTFSSEVPGSRVKDNITSIHKPKADPSHINSNFLLWVDDDFLSTYNLELIAGRNFTKDEIKKGNCLIINERALANLGFNSAEDAIGAPMIWEGEDIKDIHIIGVIKDYRHESAQNAILPTIYVGFNVYGGFFSVNLRSANRSLVIKEINGIYQSTFEETADYFFLDDHYNHQYQSDEQLESIISYFGIIAICLSCIGLLALSSYHLNLRLKEISIRKLFGASLPELFRLLTWNFIRLILIAGVIAALLSYYLGNYWLQRFPVKIALGVWLFIIPVIFLSLIGLMAISYQTIKVALINPIHNLKEE; encoded by the coding sequence ATGCTTGAGACTTATCTTAAAATAGCTTGGCGACAAATCATTAAAAATAAGTGGTTTTCATTTGTTTCATTTTTTGGCTTGAGCCTGAGCCTTTTGGCTTATTTTCTAATCAACCAGTATGTGTCTTATCATTATAGTTTTGACAACTTTCATCGAGATAAGGAAAGAGTCTACAGAGTAGGTCAAATTTGGCAGAAGGATGGCGTTGTTGAGTCTGATGGAGCGATGAACTGGCCTGCTGCTGGACCTGCTATGAAAGAGAGTATTCCTGAAATAGAGGAACAGGTACGGGTTAATGCCTATTATGGTAGAAGCATACTTCAGGTTGGGGAACTGCAGCTGCATCAGGATAAAACCTTTTTCACAGAAGCCTCTTTTTTAGATGTATTTAGCTATCCTCTTTTGGAAGGTGAGAAATCCTCTGTTTTCCATGACTTACATGATGTAGTAATTAGCAAATCAACAGCGCTTAAACTATTTGGGACTAAAGAAGCTCTATACCAAATAATTACACTTAAGGGAGACAGGACGGTACTGAATTTAGAGGTAAAAGCTGTAATAGATGTACCAGAAAACTCTCATTTTCGACCTGATATTTTGCTTAATTATGAACTCTTGGGAAAGGGTAGAGCTATCGACTGGGAGTGGACTAGTGATTACCTGTATATTAAACTAGATAAGCAGTCTTCAGTTCAAAGTGTTATCAATAAGTATGCTGAAGTAATTAAGCCCCATGAGCACTTTTGGAAAGATGAAGGCTATGATGTCCGATTTAACTTTGACAGGATTGATCATATTCATACAGGTATTGCCAGGGATTATGCGTTATCTCCTATAATAAACACTAACGAGCTAAATTTTCTATATATTCTTTCATGGGTCATTTTGGGAGTCTCATGGCTCAATTATATACATCTCTCCATAAACCGTTTAACAGAAAGGTCACGAGAAGTAGGGGTTAGAAAAATCTTGGGTTCGGGTAGATGGTCTTTCTATTTGCAATTTTTAACTGAAGGTTTCATTCATAATTTCATTGCCTTTTTGGTGGCTTTTACACTATTTCAGGCTTTAGGAATTCACATTTACAATTGGTTAGGAGTAAGTATACCACAGTTGTTGAATAATCAGGTGATAATCAATTCCTTCATAGTGCTATTACTAGGCACATTGCTTACTGGTATAATTCCAGCTTTAACTTTCAACTCAAGCAATTTAATGGAGACTTTGAAAGGTGGAGTGAATCGTTCTTACAAAAAATTCACCTTCAGAAATGTTATGATTGTCGTACAGTTTGCCGCAGCCATATGCTTGGTCATTCTCACGTGGATTGTTTACAGCCAGATCCAATACTTAAAACACCAAAAGTCAGGTTTTGATATTTCAAAAGTATTGGTGATAGAAAAGCCGGTAATTACTGATTCAACTTTTTTCAATAGGGTTGATCGATTTAAGCAAGAACTTGGGCGGCAAGCAGATATAAGGAAAGTAACATTTTCCTCTGAGGTGCCAGGCTCAAGGGTTAAAGACAATATTACCAGTATTCATAAACCAAAAGCTGACCCTTCTCATATCAACTCCAATTTTCTGCTTTGGGTGGATGATGATTTTCTATCTACATATAATCTGGAGCTAATAGCTGGTCGCAATTTCACCAAAGACGAAATTAAGAAGGGAAATTGTCTGATCATTAATGAAAGGGCACTTGCCAACCTGGGTTTTAATAGTGCAGAAGATGCTATAGGAGCACCTATGATCTGGGAAGGAGAAGATATTAAGGATATACATATTATCGGAGTTATTAAAGATTATAGACATGAGTCAGCTCAAAATGCCATTCTGCCTACCATATATGTGGGGTTCAATGTCTATGGTGGTTTCTTTTCAGTTAATCTACGATCTGCTAATAGGTCTTTGGTAATCAAGGAAATAAATGGTATTTACCAAAGTACTTTTGAAGAAACAGCGGATTACTTCTTTTTAGACGATCATTATAACCATCAGTATCAGTCTGATGAACAATTAGAATCCATTATTTCTTATTTTGGAATCATAGCTATTTGTCTTAGTTGTATCGGACTTTTGGCGCTGTCTTCTTACCACCTGAATTTAAGACTCAAAGAGATCAGCATAAGAAAATTGTTTGGTGCTTCCTTGCCGGAGCTGTTTCGCTTACTTACTTGGAATTTCATAAGATTGATCCTAATAGCGGGAGTCATAGCTGCACTGCTGTCTTATTATTTGGGGAACTACTGGCTGCAACGCTTCCCTGTAAAAATTGCATTAGGAGTATGGTTATTCATCATACCTGTGATTTTTCTTTCGCTGATTGGTCTTATGGCCATTTCTTATCAAACTATAAAAGTAGCTCTAATCAACCCTATTCATAACCTAAAAGAAGAGTAA
- a CDS encoding ABC transporter permease, which translates to MFTNFLILAWRNIKKQKWFAVINILGLATGLSATFLILLFMADEWQANNWFKHTENHYMLESEWAAGVSRPEFTTLAPLGKELKEQYPQLVANYFTIDAVSCNVSDGEKKNFRLNLQIADGNMLTMFGIPLVTGNPQTAMDDPDGLVLQHDVALKFFGSTDILGKTLILETQNENHNSRGFKEYRISGVIDQIPENSLTDNLGDRVDIYVNSANAIYFRSEDVFQSWGNYILQTRLELQPGVYPKDLEKPLHELISANAPDFLAKDLTAKLTPLKSYNLIQNEEAKQRVLLVLGLVALFILLMAMINFVNISIGIANRRMKEIGVRKAIGSNRKELIWQFLLESTLLSVLAFALAMSLIQLVIPYYAQLLQKTGFSNISFWPLTLIMGSIAIITGILSGLYPALILSKLHVVKALKGKVIVRHNAFDIKKVLLVAQFSLALFFILSTLTISSQMDYLLNKDLGYDNSNVLVVSSVPRWYGPSGVSKMLSMKHEFNEIPGVQQVSLSYEIPDGRFGMEQSVKPSSANEDSYELFGQIICDAEYQDVYEFEMAEGRFFNDSDKALNKVVINETAAKSLFGDKPAVGEMIDERVMKQREIIGVVKDFHFSSLHENMRGLYFTPVDSAEIFRFLSFKLNRNTKDVTAAIEAKWRQVFPLVPFESFFLEDKLTELYADDTQFKKAFSTASIFAILIVLVGVFGVTMQNFAYRIKEIGIRKVLGASALNIWKLLGKELLSVYSIAAFMGVMAAYMMMNQWLQGFAYKIAQPYILYTFGIIGFLVIIMFTVSIELIKVIRINPVDSLKSE; encoded by the coding sequence GTGTTTACTAACTTTCTGATACTGGCCTGGAGGAATATTAAGAAGCAAAAATGGTTTGCCGTTATCAATATTTTAGGTCTGGCTACAGGGCTAAGTGCCACCTTTCTGATTTTACTATTTATGGCGGATGAATGGCAAGCGAATAACTGGTTTAAGCACACCGAAAATCACTACATGCTAGAGTCTGAATGGGCAGCAGGAGTTAGCAGACCCGAGTTCACTACACTGGCTCCATTGGGTAAAGAACTGAAAGAGCAATACCCACAATTGGTGGCTAATTATTTCACCATAGACGCAGTCAGTTGTAATGTATCTGATGGAGAAAAGAAGAACTTCAGACTTAATTTACAAATTGCTGATGGCAATATGCTCACCATGTTCGGAATTCCACTGGTAACAGGAAATCCTCAAACGGCTATGGATGATCCCGATGGACTAGTGCTACAACACGATGTGGCTCTCAAGTTCTTTGGCTCTACCGACATATTAGGAAAAACACTTATTCTGGAAACGCAAAATGAAAATCATAACTCTAGAGGATTTAAGGAATATAGGATATCTGGAGTCATTGACCAAATACCTGAAAATTCTTTAACTGACAATTTGGGCGACAGGGTAGATATATATGTTAACAGCGCTAATGCAATATATTTTAGATCCGAGGATGTATTTCAATCATGGGGTAATTACATACTGCAGACCCGTTTGGAGCTTCAACCAGGAGTGTATCCGAAAGATTTGGAAAAGCCACTGCATGAATTGATTAGTGCTAATGCTCCTGATTTCCTAGCAAAAGACCTGACTGCAAAATTAACTCCTTTGAAATCTTATAATTTGATTCAAAATGAAGAGGCTAAGCAGCGTGTGCTTTTAGTTTTGGGCTTGGTGGCTTTGTTCATTCTTTTGATGGCCATGATCAATTTTGTAAATATATCCATTGGTATTGCTAATAGGAGAATGAAAGAAATAGGAGTAAGGAAGGCTATTGGCAGTAATAGAAAAGAGCTGATTTGGCAATTTCTGTTAGAGTCAACGCTGCTTTCTGTTTTGGCCTTTGCTCTGGCTATGAGCTTAATTCAGCTTGTTATTCCATATTATGCTCAGCTGCTTCAGAAGACTGGTTTTTCTAATATTAGCTTCTGGCCTCTAACATTGATAATGGGTTCCATAGCCATAATTACAGGTATACTATCCGGACTTTACCCCGCTCTGATCTTATCTAAGCTACATGTAGTGAAAGCTTTAAAGGGAAAAGTAATAGTTCGTCATAATGCATTCGATATTAAAAAGGTATTACTAGTAGCTCAGTTCAGCCTGGCTCTGTTTTTTATTTTGTCTACGCTCACCATAAGCTCTCAGATGGATTATCTTTTGAATAAAGATTTAGGATATGATAATAGTAATGTCCTCGTGGTTTCTTCAGTGCCCAGATGGTATGGTCCTTCAGGTGTATCCAAAATGCTAAGCATGAAGCACGAGTTTAACGAAATACCAGGTGTGCAACAAGTGAGTCTGTCTTATGAGATACCGGATGGCCGATTTGGCATGGAACAATCAGTGAAACCTTCCTCGGCTAACGAAGATAGTTACGAGCTGTTCGGTCAAATTATTTGTGACGCTGAGTATCAGGATGTATATGAGTTTGAAATGGCGGAGGGTCGTTTTTTTAATGATTCAGACAAGGCATTGAATAAGGTAGTGATTAATGAAACAGCAGCAAAATCATTATTTGGCGATAAACCCGCTGTGGGAGAAATGATAGATGAAAGAGTCATGAAGCAGAGAGAAATCATTGGAGTAGTAAAGGACTTTCATTTCAGTTCATTACACGAAAATATGAGAGGCCTGTATTTTACTCCTGTAGATTCTGCTGAGATTTTTCGTTTTTTAAGTTTTAAGTTGAATAGAAACACAAAAGACGTCACGGCGGCTATTGAGGCTAAATGGAGACAAGTATTTCCCCTGGTGCCGTTTGAAAGCTTCTTTCTGGAAGACAAGCTAACAGAGCTATACGCTGATGATACACAATTTAAAAAGGCTTTTAGTACGGCGTCTATTTTTGCCATATTGATTGTATTGGTGGGGGTATTTGGTGTTACTATGCAAAATTTCGCCTATAGAATTAAAGAAATAGGTATAAGAAAGGTGCTGGGAGCCAGTGCTTTAAATATTTGGAAGTTGTTAGGGAAAGAGCTACTGAGTGTATATAGCATAGCGGCATTCATGGGAGTAATGGCTGCTTATATGATGATGAATCAGTGGCTGCAAGGTTTCGCTTATAAAATTGCTCAGCCTTACATACTATACACATTCGGCATAATTGGCTTTTTAGTAATTATTATGTTTACCGTTTCCATAGAGCTCATCAAGGTGATAAGAATTAACCCGGTGGATAGCCTGAAAAGTGAATAG
- a CDS encoding ABC transporter permease: MIRNYLKIGIRNLIKGKAFSIINILGLAIGMAAFLLIIQYVRFEKSYEDFNANVDNIYRVTLDMYDGNEYIVTDCETYGPLGPLLKDKYPEVKEYARMFYTDVVEVKSSSESFYESQVYFADPSVFDVFSYYMLKGNKEEALNKSFQVVLTHSTALKYFDTDDVLGKSMNIDGNEYQVTGVMADIPPNTHLKFDLLLSHQSIPKIYDWYEKYAWQGNNEYTYLLMQPGTDLPAFNKKLEKLSEALEDVEEEVFKAGLISDIHLYSDKTYEPEPTGGAQTVSFLLLIAIFIIAIAWVNYINLSTSRAISRAREVGVRKVLGSAKGQLVFQFLFESILVNLIAIIIAFTLMQISLPYFRDISGQPIALNVVTDYQFWILLFAIFIIGSLLSGIYPAMVLSGFKPVVVLKGKLKNSSHGQWLRKALVVFQFSCTIFLIIGTAVVYLQLDHLRTRDLGMKLEHTLTLRGPQINENDSILDTKLQGFKNQLLNYPNIQNVAFSESVPGLSLHELSSSTGIRRWGDNSGEGNGLIYYVIRANADFVPTLSMEVMSGHNFDNTTAQGSQILINQRAAEVLGFESPEAAIGEKITYYYDQKPSTIIGVIKNFYQRSPKDSHLPMLFPYRPLEDYISIKIGGKDTKSTLSTIEKEWNTLFPESTFDYFFLDKTYDQQFKADANFGAVITVFAVLAIFIACLGLFGLSSFNIAQRNKEMGIRKILGASLGEIVTLLSKGIAISILIANVLAIPLAYFSLKEWLASYINHIELSWWLFVFPLFVVGLLAMVTIGFNTIKTAIANPVDSLRQE, from the coding sequence ATGATTAGGAATTATTTGAAAATCGGTATAAGAAATTTGATTAAGGGCAAGGCCTTTTCAATAATCAATATTCTGGGTTTAGCTATTGGCATGGCCGCATTCCTGTTGATTATACAGTATGTGAGGTTTGAGAAAAGTTATGAAGACTTTAATGCTAACGTAGATAACATTTACCGGGTAACCCTGGATATGTACGATGGTAATGAATACATAGTAACTGATTGTGAGACCTATGGGCCATTAGGCCCTTTGTTAAAGGATAAATATCCTGAAGTAAAAGAATATGCACGCATGTTTTATACTGATGTGGTAGAGGTGAAATCGAGCAGTGAAAGCTTTTATGAAAGTCAGGTCTATTTCGCTGATCCTTCAGTGTTTGATGTATTTTCCTATTACATGTTAAAAGGCAATAAAGAGGAAGCCCTCAATAAGTCTTTTCAAGTGGTGCTCACACATTCTACAGCGTTGAAATATTTTGATACTGATGATGTCTTAGGCAAATCAATGAATATAGATGGGAATGAGTATCAGGTTACAGGAGTTATGGCGGATATTCCTCCTAATACACATCTCAAGTTTGATTTGCTTTTATCTCATCAGTCTATACCTAAAATATATGATTGGTATGAAAAATATGCCTGGCAGGGTAATAATGAATATACTTACTTACTCATGCAGCCCGGAACTGATTTGCCAGCTTTCAATAAAAAGTTAGAAAAGCTGTCTGAAGCACTGGAAGATGTTGAAGAAGAAGTATTTAAAGCAGGGCTCATTAGTGATATTCATTTGTATTCTGATAAAACATATGAGCCTGAGCCTACAGGAGGAGCACAAACGGTTTCTTTCTTATTACTCATAGCCATTTTTATAATTGCTATTGCCTGGGTCAACTACATAAACCTATCTACTTCCAGAGCTATCAGTAGAGCCAGGGAAGTGGGAGTGAGGAAGGTGCTAGGATCAGCTAAAGGCCAGTTGGTGTTTCAGTTTTTATTTGAATCGATTCTGGTAAACCTCATCGCTATAATCATAGCCTTTACGCTTATGCAGATAAGCCTGCCTTATTTCAGAGATATTTCGGGCCAACCTATAGCACTTAATGTAGTAACCGATTATCAGTTTTGGATATTGCTATTTGCCATTTTCATTATAGGCAGTTTATTGTCAGGAATATATCCTGCCATGGTGCTATCAGGTTTTAAGCCAGTGGTGGTTTTAAAGGGTAAACTGAAAAACTCAAGTCATGGTCAGTGGTTGCGTAAGGCATTGGTTGTTTTTCAGTTTTCGTGTACCATTTTTCTGATTATAGGTACGGCCGTAGTCTATTTGCAGCTAGACCACCTAAGAACCAGAGATTTGGGAATGAAACTGGAACACACATTGACTTTGAGAGGTCCGCAAATCAATGAAAATGATTCTATTCTCGATACAAAGCTTCAAGGATTTAAAAATCAATTACTTAATTATCCGAATATTCAAAACGTGGCATTTTCAGAGTCAGTGCCAGGCCTTAGTTTACATGAGCTGAGCAGCTCAACTGGAATAAGAAGATGGGGAGATAATTCAGGTGAAGGTAATGGCTTAATTTATTATGTGATAAGAGCGAATGCTGATTTTGTGCCTACATTAAGCATGGAGGTAATGAGTGGGCATAATTTCGACAATACCACAGCCCAGGGCAGTCAAATACTTATTAATCAACGGGCGGCAGAAGTGTTAGGCTTTGAATCGCCAGAAGCCGCGATTGGTGAAAAGATTACCTATTATTATGATCAGAAGCCCTCTACAATCATTGGAGTTATAAAGAACTTTTATCAGAGATCTCCGAAAGATAGCCATCTGCCTATGTTGTTTCCTTATAGACCTTTGGAAGACTATATTTCCATTAAAATTGGAGGTAAAGACACTAAAAGCACCCTGAGTACTATAGAGAAAGAATGGAATACCTTGTTCCCTGAAAGTACTTTTGATTACTTTTTTCTAGATAAAACTTATGATCAGCAATTTAAGGCTGATGCCAATTTTGGAGCAGTAATAACGGTGTTTGCAGTTCTGGCTATATTCATTGCTTGTCTTGGTTTGTTTGGACTTTCTTCCTTTAATATAGCTCAGCGCAATAAGGAAATGGGCATCAGAAAGATATTAGGTGCCTCTTTGGGTGAAATAGTGACTTTGTTATCTAAGGGTATAGCCATTTCTATTTTAATCGCTAATGTTTTGGCCATTCCTCTGGCTTATTTCTCTTTAAAAGAATGGTTAGCGAGTTATATTAATCATATAGAATTATCATGGTGGTTATTCGTATTTCCATTGTTCGTTGTAGGGCTTTTGGCTATGGTTACTATAGGTTTCAATACCATAAAGACCGCCATAGCTAATCCGGTAGACTCTTTGAGGCAAGAGTAA